The nucleotide sequence AGAAGTTCACGCCGTTCACTGTGAAGTTCGCCACGTCCACTGACCTGGAGAACTGGACCAAACTGCCGGACACCGTGTTTGGCGCGGACCGCTACGTCGCCTGCCCGTGCCTTCGTTATATGGACGGCACCTACTATGTGCTCTACACGGAACACCGCACGCCGCGCTGGTTCTTCGAAACCTACCTCGCGCGTTCGAAGAACTTGAAGACGTGGGAACTCAGTTCCGCCAACCCGGTGCTCACGCCCGGCCTCAACGACGGCATCAACGCTTCCGACCCGGACATCATCGAGTTCAAGGGGAAGACCTATCTCTACTACTCGGTCGGCGACCAACACACCTGGGCCAAGCTCCGGCGCTCGGTCGCCGACGTCCCGCTCGCGAAGTTCTTCGACGGCTACTTCCCTGGTGTTCGGGAGTCGAACGCCAGCCCTCCCGCAGCGAACCGATGAACCAAATCATGCAACCATGAATCGCGGAATGGCACACACGCCCCCAGATGTCGTCGGCGGAACAAGGGGCCGCCCGGTCCGCGATGCTCACTTCAAGGACAGCGAGCCGGCCGGCACATCCGGGGCGACTTCCGTGGGCTGGCCAACGCCCGCGAGGTCGTTGGCGATGAGCGTGACATTGCGTGCGGCGTCGCCAGCCAGTTTGAGGAAGGTGCCGTCCTTCGCACGCGGTTGGCAGCCGCGAATGATCGCGCCGCGCGGCTGAATCAGGCTCAACATGGGCGCGGCGCCCGGCCAGAAACCGGCGTCGAGTCCGTCAATCGCCAGGTCTTCGAGGTCGTCCATGACCATCGCGTGACGCAAGTCGGGCTTGGAGGTCCGCAACCGCACGTTGGAGAACCGCAGCCCGTTCACATGGCGGGCGTAGAACCCATAAGCGGGCAGTTCGCCGAACATCAGGCACTCCGGGTATTGCTTCGGAAGTTCCGGGACTTCCTTTGCCGTCAACTCGCGGTCGCCGCCGCCCTCGAAGGTGAACGCGAGATTGCTGAGCAGGACGTTCTCGATGGGATGTCCCGGCTGGCCGGTGATGGAGCAGCCGATCTTTCCGACATCGGTCGCGACGATGTTGTTGATGACCACGTTCCTGAACGAGCCGATGGGCTGGGGTTGCATGTCCTTCTTGAAAGGCCGCGCGCGGTCGCCGAGCCGTAGAAAAAGCGGCACGGTGACGCCGTGAATCGTGATGTTGGCGATGGCGATGCGCTCCAGTTGGCCGCCGTCCACCAACTCGAGCGAGATGCCGCTCAGCCCGCGCCCCTTGCCGCCAACCAGCCTCTCTCCACGGGGCGACGTGACGACGCAGTTGACAATGGTGATGTCCTTGAAACCGCCGTTGGACTCCGTGCCCAGCTTGATCGCGTTGGCATGGCTGCGGGCGACACAGTCGCTGATGGTGACGCTCTCCGTTGGCCGGTCGAGCGTGCTCTTGAGCGTGATCCCGTCATCATCGGACTCAAAGACACACTGCGAAACGAGGCAATCCTTGCAGCCGTCGAGGTCAATGCCGTCGTTGTTGGCGTTGCAGAAATTCCACACGCGGATGCCGCGCACCGTCACGCGCTCGCACGCGAGATAATGCTGCATCCACATCGCCGAGTTCTGCAACCGCAGGCCCTCGACGCGCACGTCGCGGCAATTCACCAGCCGGAGGAGATACGGCCGGTCTTCGTATTGCCGCCCAGGTTTCCTGGCAAAGAAGCGGCCCTGGCCGTCAATCAACCCGTCGCCGACCAGGCCGACGTTTTCGAGGTTCTCGCCGGCGATGAGATTTTGCTTCACGTAATTGTCAGTGTAGGAACGAATGGCCGGGATGTTGTGCGGGTAATCGCCGACATTCGTGCTGCCGAGCAGGGCCGCGCCCGCCTCGATCCGCAGCGTGACATGGCTGCGCAGGTAAATCGTGCCGGAGAGAAACCTGCCGCCTGCGAGCAACGCCGTCCCGCCGCCGGAAGCCGCGCACTTGTCAATGGCCGTCTGAATCCCCTTCGTATCCAACTGCGTGCCGTCGCCCGCCGCGCCGCAGTCGCGGGCATTGACCGTCAGGCCGTGCGCATTGAAGACGGTTGCGAGACAGCCGAGCGCGACCGCCAGAAGGTTCAAGGTTTTCATCGGGTCAGGTTTGCGTTTGCTTTTTGCAGGCGGCTTTTTGGGAACCTTCTCAAACCACTTTTCGGAGTTGGGTTGATGGTGGCAGTTCGATTTTCGGCCTGTCTGCGTGCTCCGCACAGGCAGGTGTGGCTGGTTTCATACTTGGTGCCTTCAGTTGGCGGTTTCCTGAAGGTTAATCTTCTGTCCACGTGCTCATTTGCGATTTCTCCGCAATCCACTGGAGCGTCGCGCTCGTCAACCTGATTAACCGCGCGTCGAGTGCGTGTCAATGCTCTGGACTTAGCTTTTTTCGAAAGACGCCGCTGCGTTCGGCGAAAAACTGGCGGCGCAGCGACGAGGAAGTGTTTCTGGCGGAACGCGGCGGATAGCCCCCGCCTCGATCAAGCGGCGGGAAGGGAACTCAACGGCCGGATTAGGGCGTGGCTTCTGTTCTCGCGCGATAAGTTGCTAAATCCGCGTCTGTCACTTCTTTGGGAAAAACCAGCTTGTAATGCTTTTCAGAGGAAATGGTAACTCCGTTTTCGCCAGATTCGAATTCGAAAAGCGCGATAATCCCTGCATTCATGAATTGAGCGGCAATCGGCCTGCAAACCAGCAGGGGAAATTTGGTTGCGCAAACCGCGAAGTCTTGCTCGATCTGCACGATATTAAGTTTGTCCGTGCCACCTTTTGCTTGAACTGGGAAAACGTAATGCGCCCCCTTCTTATCGACCCCAATGTAGATTTCATCAGTCTCGACTTGACCCATCTCCGGGACGGTCGTGCGGAGATGATTTTGAATCGAGTAACACGTAACGCCACTGAATATATCGACCAGCCTGTTATATCGCACCTTTGCGAGCAGCGCCTGCTCATCGTTGAACGCATACTTGGCGACAATTCCCGGCGTCGAATCAGGAACTTTCGTTACCGCCAAATGTTCGTTGGGAACAATTGGAGTGTTTGCGATCAAAGCAAAACTGTATTTGCTGCGCCCGGCGGGACGGATAATCCAAATCTCCTTTTCGCCCGCAAGAGACGTAATGGATTTTGGCAACAACGCCCGGTATCGAAAGGTATAGACCAAATCGCCGAGGTTTTTGGGGAGTGTGACCTTTAGCTTTGTGGCGAACCTTTCCATCTCGTGCCGTTCAAACGGCACTTCGCGCATCCCCTTTTCATATTTCGAGAAAAAGATTTTCTCTATGATGGCAGAGTAACGGTTAATTTTCTTTGCCGGCTTTTTCAATGGTTCGTCTTTCATGCTCATAATGTTCCAGGTCGGTTCTTGAGGATAGGAACTAATTTTCATTGGTCCCGGCCAACGGAGGATGATAACCTCTTCGCGAAGCTGCTCTTTAGTAGCCGTTGCCAACCGGGTTCTAAACAAATCAATACCTACGACTTCGTATCCAAGAGATTTCGCCAAATCGGCCAAGAGCTGGCCGGTCCTGATCATTACCCGCAAATAGGACGCTTGATCACCCACGACGTACGCCAGTTGCGCACCGGGGCGGAGGACCGGCCGGAGGTCCATCAGATGGCGCATCATGCCGCCGAAATACAGTTTCGTGACGCGTGCGTAAAGTCGCTCGAAGCCGGACGTCTTGCCAAGTTCGATTCGACGCCTTTCAATTGCGTCTGCAATCCGCTGAATCTCCTCGTGATTTTCAACCAGCCGGTCGTCTGTATCACTTTTGTAAACGCTGCGCGTGTTTGACCGAACCAAACTTTGCTTCAGGCGTCGCAGATCATCCTTGCTCTTGATGAATCCTAACAGCACCGATTCGAGACGCGTCGTCCGGGTATAATCCTTTTCGTTTGGGTATGGTGGAGATGTTATTACGGCATCAATTGAACTTGGCCGTAAGAGCGATATCAGATCGCGCGCATCGGCCTGATGGATAATCGCCGGAGCTCCAGCTATTTGGTTCAGCTTCCGCAAATCATTTGCAATCTTTTTGACGTTGCGGAGCCAGGGGCCGACCACGGCAGCGTCTTGCTTAACCGTCCCAACGCCAATCTCAGGGCCAAAGTGCAAATTGCTTATGTCGTTCACCAAACTCTTCGCAAGCGCCAGATGCTCGTGCCGAGCTAATCGTTCGTCTTTATTTTCCTCCAGCGTTTCCAAGAGCACCAAAGTTTTATGGAGCGGAAGTGGGCTTATCGAATCGGTCAACAAAAGCTTCAGCAAATCGGGCGTGAGTTTCTGGAGTGTTGGAACAATCATTTCCTTCGATTTGAACAATGGGAGCGCCCCTTCGTCCTCAATTCCTTCGCTCGCATATTTGTCCAATGCGATCTTCGCAATCTGAGTTGCGTGCCTGATTAGAGCTTCTGGGTCTGTTTCCCAATCAACTTTGGTGCGGCTGGCGAATGCAGCCATTGGATTGGGTTCAATCCCAAAGCTTGGGATTCCGTGCTTTTTGCATTCCACCAAGGTGGTTCCGGTGCCGCAAAAAGGATCCAAAACAGTGTGTCTTGCGTCGAGTGAAAACCGGTCAATATAAGTTCTTACCAAATGAGCTGGAAACGATAGAACAAAGCGATACCAGTCGTGGGCAGCATGATCTTCAACCCGGAGCTTGTTGTCCTCGCGAGGGAGCGACAACACGCTGACCGGAGCGTCTCGGGTTGTAAGGTCAACTGAATTTAGCATTTGAGAATCTTTGCAACGATCTTCATCGAAGTAAACTTGAATGCTTCCATTGAAACAAGGGTGGAAGTCAGCCGCAGAATTATAAAGCGGCCTCCGTTTCCGAAGGCCGCTGTGAGTTTGCTTACGTTGTTCCCGGATTTTTAGGCCGGCGGAGTTGGCGGCGGTGGGCCGGATGGAATCCCGGCCGCTCAATCGGTCTCCACGCGCACGCCGTCGAGGTGGAAGACTTGGTCCTTCGCGCGCGTGCTGTGTTCCCCGAGCACTTCAAGCCGGAGCGTGTGCGGGCCAGCCGTCGCGAGTTCCTTGCGATAGATGCAGACGCCCCAGATGTCGTCGGCGGAATAAGTGTCCACGACTTCTAGCGCCGCGCCATCAATGCTGACGGCCACTTTGCCGCAGTTTGCGCCAAGCTTGCTGAACACGAGCACGGTCCGGCCATTGAAACTCAATTCGGCGCTGACGCCCTTTTGATTCGAGGACGAGAGCGTGTGGTTGTGCGTGAGGAGCAGATTGTTCTGGTGCTTCCATTCGCCGCCGAACTTGATCCCGCCTCCCGACGCATCGTCGAAGACTTGCGCGGGCTTTGCCGCCGGGCCTTTGGCCGCGACCCGGGCTGAGACGTTGCCCGCACCGTCCACCGTGCGAATTTCGTACCGTGCCGCCAAATCAGCGCCGGCAGAGTGGTCGAAGTAAAACGCTCCCTTGGCCACTTTGTCCAACGCTGCGCCGTTGCGAAACACCTCGTAGTACGAAACCCAATTGTCGTCCGTGCCCGCCTTCCAACCAAGTTCGACGCCAGGATAGCCCATGTTTTCACCGCTACGCTTGGAGACTCGCGAGGGTGGCGTTGGCGGTTTCGTGTCCAGCTTGCTGCCGGGATGGAGGGGCAGATTAAGGTAAATGAGTTCCCCGGCTGGCATTTTGTCGAACGAGATGCCGCGCTCCATCAGGTCGGTGCCGGTGCGCCGTTCGCTCCGATCAGATTCGTGGAACGAAACGAAGTAAGTTTGCTGCGGCAAAAGTCCTTTGGGCTTGATCGTGACCGGGCCGGGCGCGGGCCGCTTGGGGATGATGACGCCGCGCTTGCCGTCGCGACTCAACCGCTGGAAATACATCGTCGGGTCGTCGCCGGTGATCAGCGGACGGAAGACGCGCACCCAGCGGCCCACGACGCCTTGCTGATGCAGGTAGTGATAAATGTCCACCAGTTCGCGCAACCCTTCGAGCTTCGCGGCGTCCGTGGTGTCGCCGGTCATGTCGAAGTTGATGCAGAGCAACCCGCGCCAGGTGGCTTTGTTGTAGTCGTTCGGATTCCAGACGTCCGGAATGTCGCTGGTCTTGTCCGGCGGGAAGAGCAACGCGGCGTAATAATTGCGCAACGGGCCGACGGCGCCGTCGCTGAACGAGAACGCCGAGGCGTACCGCGTGTAGTCATAACCGCCGTAGTTGCCGCCGCCGTTGACGGCTTGGAAGGCGCACTTCGGATGTCGGTCGAGGAACGTGCGGATCAGGCGGCGCAAGCCTTCGTCCTGCGCGAGCATTGCGCTGTCGCCTCCCTCGCGCTTGGCGGTGAAGAAACTGTCATTGCGCCACTCGAAGTCACCCCAGCGCGCGACAAACTGGTCGTGTTGGTTCTGCATGAACGCGACCACTTCCGGCTTCGACATGTCGAGCGTCTCGCCCAGCAGCCAGTCCGGATGCTCCTGCGCGACGCGCGACTTCTTGTCCACGGTGTAAAGGAAGGCGTAAATGAGCTGGCCCATGTCGTGTTTGCGGAGGTAGGCGATGGTCGTGCGGAAGTCCGGGCCGTTCCAATCCCCGGCGCGATCCCACCAACCCCAGTCGCGGTGATAAACATCCGCGCCGACGTAGCTCATCAGATCAGCGACGCGAAACACTTTGCGAAACGTGCTGTCGTAATCCGGCCCGCCGCCGGTCCAGGCCGCGCCGGGTTGACCCCAACCCGTGCCGTTCATCCAGTAGCCCAACATGCGGATCGCCGGAAACCAGCCGTCCCTCGTGTAATCCCAGAGATAGCGATACTGCCAGTCGAGACACTCGTTGCCGGCGTTGTCGAGGTCATCATAGTAGAGGCCAACGAACGCCTTCGGGGTCGTAACGGATTCGCCTGGCGCGAGGGTTTGTTGGTGACCGGCCACTTTGAGTTGGGCCGTGACGCTGCCATTCGGATTGAGCGAGAACGACGAAGTCCAGTGTCCGAAGTAATCCCAGCCGATGAAAATGCCCTGCTTCGTGTCGTTGGCGTAAAGCGCATACCACGGAGCGTAACTCGCACTCCCCGGCCGGAAACCATAGCTCGTGTTGCTGCCCACGCCGTTCCCCGTGTTGCAAATCGAGCCAGTGACATGGACCTGGCCCGCCTTCGGGGCCGTCCACACGCGAGCGGCATCTTGTCCGACATCAGGATGCTGATCGCCGATGCCGACGAAGGGCGTGCCGGTGGCGTTGTCCTTTTCCTTTCGCCACTGCTTCGGGGTAGGATAGTAAACGAGGTCAACGAACTTGCCGTTTTCCAGATACTGATAGCGCCAGCCGTTCCTGCCTTGTTGTTCGCTGAACTCCTTGGAGGCGGTGTGCGTCTCGCCCTGTGGGATAGGCGCCACCGGTACTCTGCCGGGTTCTGGACGATATATCCCACGGGGCGAGCCATCGGCGTAGGTGATCCTCGGGTCAAAGGCCGTCGTGTCATAGCCGATGTTCCCGTGCATGTTGACGAGAAAGACGAGCTGGTCACCGGGTTGAACGTCGGCGTTGAAATCGAACGGGACGCGCACTGTGGCGTTGGCAACGTACTGCCAGTTTGTGGCGGGCCAGACTTGCCGGCCATTGAGCAAAACCTTGGCGTCAACGCCGTCGCCGGGAAATTGCTGCGCACCGATCATTTCGGCGGGGAAAGGTTCGTAGGAATCAAACGTCCGCGGCTTCACCGGATCCAACGACTCGGTCTTGAGCTTCCAGGAGCCGGGGTTGTTTTCGCCGCCGGACATCCAGGAGAAATCCGGGGACGACACCGCGCCCGGCTGGACGGTGACGTTGAGAAAACACGGGTCGTGGATGGGCAGCGGAACCGTGCCGGCGTTCTTGAACGTGACCCACTCGCGCACGATGCTCGAGCCGGGGTAAAGCAGATAACTCTTCGTGGCTTGGAGCGCCTCGCGCTGAACGGTGATGTCCAGTTGGCGCTCACCCTGGGGCAGCTTGGATTGCTTCGAGCCGAGCAGCCGCCAGCCACCAGCGGAAACATTCTGAAGCTCCGTCCTGTCGGCCAGTGGCGCAAGGAATTCCTCGGTCGCCGCGCCGCTGGCCGCCAGTTCGCGCCCGGTGGTTCGATCCGTGAAGCGCTTCAACACCAGCCGACCATCTTCGAGAGCAATGACTCGCTCCATCTGCGACGTGCGCAGCGTCCACTGATTCCCACGTTGCCGAATGTCGGCGTCGTCAGCGCAAGCCGTGGCGCCCGCCACCAGCAGCGCAAACAGGAAACTCAGCGACCGGCACAGGGACGCCCCTTTTCGAGGCCCGATGAGTTGTTTGATCTGTTGCATGTTAATGTCTTTCAGTTGGCCGGCATTTGAAACCGGTTCATCGCTCAAAATCCACTGGGCCGTGGCGGCCCGGCATACGGTTTCGCGCCCAGCACCCGTCCGCGGTTCTGCTCCACGGTGAGCAGCGCCGGATCGGTGACGCGCGGGGCTTCGATGAAACCGTGATAGCGCCCCATCCAATACGCCATCAGCCAGGCGGACGGTTGCACCACGGCGTGGCCGCCCGCGCCGCCGTCGGCTTCCATGGTCCAGTTGTCCCAGAGCATTGGCTCGCGTTCGCGCGGCGAAAACGCGCGCGTGCCGCCGGAGTAAGCCACGTAGCCGGGCGGCGTCTGCCGATCAGCCCGCTGCGAATTTTGAAACGAATAAAGCACCAGATCGAGCGGCCATTCGCGCAGGTGGGTCACGGCGGGTTCCGCTTCGCAGTCGTTCCCGGTCAACGCGCCGTAGATGAAGTTGAACCAGGTCGCTTGCTCGATGCGTTGGATTTCCCAAGTGCGCTCGAAACTGCGCCGGTAGATTGAACGCAGTTTGGGGTCCGTTTCGTATTTCAACAGACTCGGGTAGCAGAAAAACGCGAGGCGATCGAGAAACTGCAAAACGTCCCCGGGCGGAAACGTGCATTTCTGCCGCAGCGTGTATTCCGGGTAGCCGAGCTTCACCAGTTCCTGATAGCCCTGCGCGAATCGCGGCTCGCCCGTGAGCGCTTCGGCGGTTTTGATGAACGAGAGAATTTCGAGCGCGTTCAACCCGCGCGCCGCGTTGCCCTCTCCGGCGGAATTGAAATACTCCGGGTTCCAATTGCCCCAGCGGGTCGGCTTGCCATCTAGGTCAATCAACCGCCAGCCGTGTTCCATCAGATGCCCGGCCACGCGCGACAGAAAGGTTTTGGCCTGCTGAATTTCTTCGCCCTGCGCCGCCAGTTCGAGAAAAATGGCGATGGCGTAAAAGTGCGCGCAAATCTCGTCGCTCGACGTGTCACCCTTCCACTCGAACAAACCGTCCTTCGTGTCGTGCCACTCGGCGGCGGCTTCGCCGGAACCGTGTTGAGCCTGATGCCCGCGCTCGTTCTTCGCCCAGACGCCTCGGGCGGGAAAACCTTTGATCCCCGTCATCGCTTCGAGCCAGCGGATGGTGTGGAAGGTATTCGCGGCTTCGTGCCGGGCTTCGGGATCCTTCGTGACGGCGTAGCGATAGGCTTGAGCCGCGAGATAGTCGCACGAATAACCACCGTCGTTGTCGCCAGCTTCGCGCACGAATTCCTTCAGCTTCTCGTCCCATTCCAGCTTATGCACCAGCCCCAAGCGCTTCTGGCCCCATTCCTCCAGGTGTCGTTCGTAAAACGCCGCCTTCTTCAGCAACGTGTAAGGTTCGTATTCAATGACGCCCAGGCCCTGATCGGTCGCGATGAACACCGCATGGTCGGTGCTCGCGATCGCGTTCACCCGGTCGTCAGGCAACCAGCGCTGGCCGGCAAAGTAATGAAATTGACCGCCCGTGTGGCGAATCGCGCCGCGCGTCGTGCCGATCCAAAGGTCACCGCCAAAACCGCGCGCCAGACAGGTCGTGTCTTCGTAACACAAGCCCTGTGCGCCGCGCAGTTCCGTGAGCGACATGCCGCGCAGAACGCCCAGCCCGCGATCCGTGGCGATGTACAGCCGGTTGCCCAGGCTCAAAACGTCGCGCGTGTTCAACGACGGCAATTCGCCCCAGTCCCAAACCTTTTCCACCGGCCAGTTCCAAACGTTGCGCGCGCCGAATCGAGTGCCATCAAAAATGGTGAGCCGCCCCGGGCCATGCACATAAAGCGTCTCGCCGTAGGAAACGACCCGCGTGATGGCGAAAGGACCCGGCGATGAAGTCAGCGGTTCCAGCGCATCGCCTCTGACGCGCCACAAGCGAGTGCCGCCCGCCGCCACCACTTCGCCGAGATGTTCGCAAACGTCGCTCATCCCTTCGGCGGAAATCTTTTTCCACGCTCCGTTCTGAAAGCGATGCAACCCCGGACTCGTGATCGCCCACAACGCTCCGCCGGTCGTGACGAGCCGGCTGACCGGCTCGCGCAATTCGCTCACTTCGATCAGCTCGTTGCCCTTCAACAGATGAAGACCTTTCGCCGAACCGGCGTAAACGATTCCTTGGAAAACCGCCACCGAAGTCAGCGGTGCGCTCGTGGTTACTTTGCGTCCGATTTCCTGGAGATAAACGTCGTCGCGGACGGGCTGCCAGAGTCGTTGCGCGGCGGTGCCGACGGGTGCGGCGCAAGCGGTGGCGCCCGCCACCAGCAACGCAGACAGGAAACACACTACCGGACACAGGTGCGCCTCGTTTCGAGGCCCGATGGGTTGCTTGATCTGTTGCATGTTGATCTCATCCAGTTGGCCGGCAGATTCCTGATTTGAAAACTCTTCTTCGCGCCCCGCAACCGAAACGGCAGTTCACTTTGACCGATCGACCACCGCCAGCCGCACCAGCGCCGCCGACATTCAAGCGACTGCCGTTTACACTTGCACCATAAAAATAAACCAGCCTTTGTCCGGAGCACTTGAGATTGCCGGACGCTGTCGTCCAATTCCTGTTTGATTGCGCCGCTGCCGAAGGTGAGCGTGCCGGTGAGAGACTGCCAATCGCCGAGCGAGAGGCCGTAACGTTCCTGAGCGATGAACTCTTCCAAGGCAGCGCGCTCCATCACGTCGCGCGGGTCTTTCAGAAGCTTGGCAGCAGTGCAATTCACCGACGCGTATTGAGTTCCCGGCTTTCCGACCGTGGCGAGAGTGACCGGGGCGAGCGGCGGTTGCGAAGGCGGTTTGTCGCGTGCGGGCGCAATGGGCTTCCCAAGCCCGCCACGAGTGCGTGGCCCAACAAGCGACGTCCGCTTCGCGAATTCTGGTCGGCCGGCCGTGTAGGACGCTGTCAATTTTTTAAGTGACTTTTGAGCGTTGAGGAAGTTTACTTCGTCCGGTTCACGTGCCAGCCATCGAAACCAGAGGCTTTGACTGCTGCCACGGAGACAAAGCCCGGTCTTGCTCTACCCGCCAAACTGTTTGTGGTCAAAATCAGTCCCGTGAATCCGGGACATAGGAAAGGTCTGTATGAAGAATGATATGCGAAAATGGGGGTTGGTCCTGGGTCTGACCTTGCTGACGGCCCCGGCGACGCGCGCCGAAGAGCCGCTGTCTTACGAACAAAGAATTGATCAGCTTTACGGCGAAGTTCACGGCACCGGCCTGTTGATGGATGTGTTCGTCCCCAAAGGCAAGGGGAACGGGTTGGGCATTGTCGATGTCGCAAGCGGATCTTATTACTCGGATCGCGGCAAGATTCGCGATCACATGCGCGGACAGATTTACCAA is from Verrucomicrobiota bacterium and encodes:
- a CDS encoding glycoside hydrolase, translated to MKTLNLLAVALGCLATVFNAHGLTVNARDCGAAGDGTQLDTKGIQTAIDKCAASGGGTALLAGGRFLSGTIYLRSHVTLRIEAGAALLGSTNVGDYPHNIPAIRSYTDNYVKQNLIAGENLENVGLVGDGLIDGQGRFFARKPGRQYEDRPYLLRLVNCRDVRVEGLRLQNSAMWMQHYLACERVTVRGIRVWNFCNANNDGIDLDGCKDCLVSQCVFESDDDGITLKSTLDRPTESVTISDCVARSHANAIKLGTESNGGFKDITIVNCVVTSPRGERLVGGKGRGLSGISLELVDGGQLERIAIANITIHGVTVPLFLRLGDRARPFKKDMQPQPIGSFRNVVINNIVATDVGKIGCSITGQPGHPIENVLLSNLAFTFEGGGDRELTAKEVPELPKQYPECLMFGELPAYGFYARHVNGLRFSNVRLRTSKPDLRHAMVMDDLEDLAIDGLDAGFWPGAAPMLSLIQPRGAIIRGCQPRAKDGTFLKLAGDAARNVTLIANDLAGVGQPTEVAPDVPAGSLSLK
- a CDS encoding endonuclease, coding for MKDEPLKKPAKKINRYSAIIEKIFFSKYEKGMREVPFERHEMERFATKLKVTLPKNLGDLVYTFRYRALLPKSITSLAGEKEIWIIRPAGRSKYSFALIANTPIVPNEHLAVTKVPDSTPGIVAKYAFNDEQALLAKVRYNRLVDIFSGVTCYSIQNHLRTTVPEMGQVETDEIYIGVDKKGAHYVFPVQAKGGTDKLNIVQIEQDFAVCATKFPLLVCRPIAAQFMNAGIIALFEFESGENGVTISSEKHYKLVFPKEVTDADLATYRARTEATP